A genomic stretch from Sphingomonas faeni includes:
- a CDS encoding glycoside hydrolase family 130 protein: protein MDLFNHQLRLHADPSRVVVRPFHIAWGGHGGAPSRTERLVGEVLEMSSAQARAQLEVVLKDFEARHWQTRRVFMTRYDQIEDMLGLNGAEIGDEKRQLIGAYFCHEYSYAAAALMNPSAVPHFDQSGMPPGSMRILMSLRAVGEGHISSVAFREGIITCENQMKLAPEPPFATATDAVGSGEDEMPIGPVTVYRHRDSTLSGTVIFPITQAQSKGLEDLRIVRFQHENGEYEWIGTYTAYNGSVIQSELMRTRDFRAFDLVPMTGPAARNKGMALFPRKVNGQYMMIGRQDGENLFLLKSDTLTDWDDGEKILTPEYPWELVQIGNCGPPIELDEGWLLLTHGVGAMRKYSIGAVLLDKNDPSKVLGRTKQPILAAKDQDREGYVPNVVYSCGALKHGDTIFMPYGIADSSVGFAFVPIKDMLAAMM, encoded by the coding sequence ATGGATCTGTTCAACCACCAGCTGCGGCTGCACGCGGACCCTTCGCGCGTCGTCGTGCGGCCGTTCCATATCGCCTGGGGCGGTCATGGCGGCGCACCGAGCCGCACCGAGCGGCTCGTCGGCGAAGTACTGGAAATGTCGTCCGCACAGGCGCGCGCACAGCTCGAGGTCGTGCTGAAGGATTTCGAGGCACGCCACTGGCAGACGCGGCGCGTGTTCATGACGCGATACGACCAGATCGAGGACATGCTGGGCCTGAACGGCGCGGAGATCGGCGACGAGAAGCGCCAGCTGATCGGCGCGTATTTCTGTCACGAATACAGCTATGCCGCTGCCGCGCTGATGAACCCGAGCGCGGTGCCGCATTTCGACCAGTCGGGCATGCCGCCGGGCTCGATGCGCATCCTGATGAGCTTGCGCGCAGTCGGCGAGGGCCACATCTCGTCGGTCGCCTTCCGCGAGGGCATCATCACCTGCGAAAACCAGATGAAGCTCGCGCCCGAGCCTCCGTTCGCGACAGCTACGGATGCGGTCGGCAGCGGCGAGGACGAGATGCCGATCGGCCCCGTCACCGTCTATCGCCACCGCGACAGCACGCTCAGCGGCACGGTGATTTTCCCGATCACGCAGGCACAGTCGAAGGGCCTGGAGGATCTGCGCATCGTCCGGTTTCAGCACGAGAACGGCGAATACGAGTGGATCGGCACCTACACCGCCTATAACGGCTCGGTGATCCAGTCCGAACTGATGCGCACCCGCGACTTCCGCGCGTTCGACCTGGTGCCGATGACCGGCCCCGCCGCGCGCAACAAGGGCATGGCGCTGTTCCCGCGCAAGGTGAACGGCCAGTATATGATGATCGGCCGGCAGGACGGCGAGAACCTGTTCCTGCTCAAGTCCGACACGCTGACCGACTGGGACGACGGCGAGAAGATCCTGACACCCGAATATCCGTGGGAGCTGGTGCAGATCGGCAATTGCGGCCCGCCGATCGAGCTCGACGAGGGCTGGCTGCTGCTGACCCACGGCGTCGGCGCGATGCGCAAATACTCGATCGGCGCGGTGCTGCTCGACAAGAACGATCCGTCGAAGGTGCTCGGCCGGACGAAGCAGCCGATCCTGGCGGCGAAGGACCAGGACCGCGAGGGGTATGTGCCGAACGTGGTCTACAGCTGCGGCGCGCTGAAGCATGGCGATACGATCTTCATGCCGTACGGGATCGCGGACAGCTCGGTGGGCTTCGCGTTCGTGCCGATCAAGGACATGCTTGCCGCGATGATGTGA
- a CDS encoding N-acetylmuramoyl-L-alanine amidase, whose protein sequence is MGFCWTGGKSARQGRGVLTVIALIAGWLASVPAWGATVQSVAIRDGRIVIRFDEAVGDAASRVLTGPRQIAVDVTGATPGRAVTARGLVTGVTQMRSGRSGMRMVFDLAEPAIVTDGGFDSDGRELTLALRTVDYDQFAQAGIAGPLNFFPFTFGAASRPKYKVSVPVPPKARGMKLPRVQGDDTRPLVVIDAGHGGVDPGAIGPNGLREKDVTLKVAKAIRDELLASGRVRVALTRNDDRYLILRERYGVARRLKGDLFISIHCDSTGSVNATGATAYTLSEVASDKEAARLAARENKADVISGVNLGEAPADVSSILIDLTQRETMNASATFARLLGREAKPLMPLKANFHRMASLMVLKAPDMPSILFETGYISNPQDAAFLDSEEGRHRIAESVTRAVEVHFARRMAAR, encoded by the coding sequence ATGGGTTTTTGCTGGACCGGCGGCAAGTCCGCACGGCAAGGGCGCGGGGTGTTGACGGTAATCGCCCTCATCGCCGGCTGGCTGGCAAGCGTCCCCGCCTGGGGGGCGACCGTGCAGAGCGTCGCGATCAGGGACGGGCGGATCGTCATCCGCTTCGACGAGGCGGTGGGCGATGCCGCCAGCCGCGTGCTGACCGGGCCGCGGCAGATCGCGGTCGACGTGACCGGCGCGACGCCTGGCCGCGCCGTGACCGCACGCGGGCTGGTGACCGGCGTCACGCAGATGCGCAGTGGACGGTCGGGGATGCGGATGGTGTTCGATCTGGCCGAGCCGGCGATCGTCACCGACGGCGGGTTCGACTCTGACGGTCGCGAGCTTACGCTGGCGTTGCGCACGGTCGATTACGACCAGTTCGCGCAGGCCGGGATCGCCGGGCCGCTGAACTTCTTCCCGTTCACCTTCGGTGCGGCGTCGCGGCCCAAATACAAGGTGTCGGTGCCGGTGCCGCCCAAGGCGCGGGGCATGAAGCTGCCGCGCGTGCAGGGCGACGACACGCGGCCGCTGGTGGTGATCGACGCGGGGCATGGCGGGGTCGATCCGGGTGCGATCGGACCCAACGGACTGCGCGAGAAGGACGTGACGCTGAAGGTCGCGAAAGCCATCCGAGACGAATTGCTGGCGTCGGGGCGCGTGCGCGTGGCGCTGACGCGGAACGACGACCGCTATCTGATCTTGCGCGAGCGATATGGGGTCGCGCGACGGCTGAAGGGCGATCTGTTCATCTCGATCCATTGCGACAGCACGGGCTCGGTTAATGCGACGGGTGCGACTGCTTATACGCTGTCGGAGGTGGCTTCGGACAAGGAAGCGGCACGGCTGGCGGCGCGCGAGAACAAGGCGGACGTGATCTCGGGCGTCAATCTCGGAGAGGCGCCGGCGGACGTGTCGTCGATCCTGATCGACCTGACGCAGCGCGAGACAATGAACGCCTCGGCGACGTTTGCGCGGCTGCTCGGGCGCGAGGCCAAGCCGTTGATGCCGCTGAAGGCGAACTTCCACCGGATGGCGTCGTTGATGGTGCTGAAGGCGCCGGACATGCCGTCGATCCTGTTCGAGACGGGGTATATCTCGAACCCGCAGGACGCTGCGTTTCTGGATAGCGAAGAGGGGCGGCACCGGATCGCGGAGAGCGTGACGCGGGCGGTCGAGGTGCATTTCGCGCGGCGAATGGCGGCGCGGTAG
- a CDS encoding Rne/Rng family ribonuclease, with translation MLIDARHREETRIAVVKGNRIEEFDFESAERKQLKGNIYLAKVTRVEPSLQAAFIDYGGNRHGFLAFSEIHPDYYQIPKEDRDALLREEAEHAAEEAALRADYDSDEDEGDDEDDIERFEDDGGVDPDVAEELEGVEAGEAPRRKRKPSADDAAVEDLRERRMNLRRRYKIQDVIHRRQVLLVQVVKEERGNKGAALTTYLSLAGRYCVLMPNTSHGGGISRKISNAGDRKRLKTIMADMQLPPSMGCIVRTAGLQRSKVEIKRDFDYLARLWDGIREATLNASAPALVYGDSDLIKRAIRDIYNKEIEEIIVEGEDGYRQAREFMRLLMPTHARRIKHYADPVPLFQRAGVEDQLSAMYHPVVQLKSGGYLVINPTEALVSIDINSGRSTREHSIEQTATATNLEAAQEIGRQLRLRDMAGLVVIDFIDMDNNSNVRKVEKAMKEALKNDRARIQIGRISSFGLMEMSRQRLRTGVLEASTRACPHCEGTGLVRTASSSGISALRLIEDEAARGRGSLLTLRASQEAAVYILNRKRADIAEIEDRYGVIVEIIPGQDEEGAHMTVEASGPPPAHAPKFVQIIEEDDDDLPEEIEDEIEEEEVEEAEAEQPRRREGSREGNGEQRAPREGRDADGEGGKKRRRRRGRRGRARPGEEGAAEGVNEDGSFEDADTNVEEIDEVEGDIVEVGGGEAVEAGAPVEQSAEHSGGAEGEGRRRRGRRGRRGGRRNEQGADNGQSVAVSSIDDAQLIAEAPEPEAYEPVESTYAEPPYEPPYEPAFEPVVDEAPVAEVAEGPKMRRRPRARAAAAAANIAEAVADAAPKARRGRKPRAVEAEAETVAPEPVVPEPIVPEPVAAEPAAPKPGRRRREAVAEATMDEVSATPAETIEASAPKPKRARRKASDAAVEAPAVEEAVVEEAPAKVAKPRGRPRKVAVVEAGDAAPTSEPLATPIETTPVKAEVQPQDVATPRTDDGANDDPDGSPRRGWWQRTFGA, from the coding sequence ATGCTGATCGACGCACGCCACCGGGAAGAGACCCGGATCGCAGTCGTCAAGGGTAACCGGATCGAGGAATTCGATTTCGAGAGTGCCGAACGCAAGCAGCTCAAGGGCAATATCTACCTCGCCAAGGTCACGCGGGTCGAACCGTCGCTCCAGGCGGCGTTCATCGATTACGGCGGCAATCGCCACGGCTTCCTCGCCTTCAGCGAGATCCACCCCGATTACTACCAGATCCCCAAGGAAGATCGCGACGCGCTGCTCCGCGAAGAAGCCGAGCACGCCGCCGAGGAAGCCGCCCTGCGCGCCGACTATGATTCGGACGAAGACGAGGGTGACGACGAGGACGACATCGAGCGCTTCGAGGACGATGGCGGGGTAGATCCCGACGTCGCCGAGGAACTCGAAGGCGTAGAAGCCGGCGAAGCTCCCCGTCGCAAGCGCAAGCCAAGCGCCGACGATGCCGCGGTCGAGGACCTGCGCGAGCGTCGCATGAACCTGCGCCGCCGCTACAAGATCCAGGACGTGATCCATCGCCGCCAGGTGCTGCTCGTCCAGGTCGTCAAGGAGGAGCGCGGCAACAAGGGCGCAGCGCTGACCACCTACCTGTCGCTGGCCGGTCGCTACTGCGTGCTGATGCCCAACACGTCGCACGGCGGCGGCATCTCGCGGAAGATCTCGAACGCGGGCGATCGCAAGCGCCTCAAGACGATCATGGCCGACATGCAGTTGCCGCCGTCGATGGGCTGCATCGTCCGCACCGCGGGCCTCCAGCGCTCGAAGGTCGAGATCAAGCGCGACTTCGATTATCTCGCCCGCCTCTGGGACGGTATCCGCGAAGCCACGCTCAACGCATCGGCCCCCGCGCTCGTCTACGGCGACAGCGACCTGATCAAGCGCGCGATCCGCGACATCTACAACAAGGAAATCGAGGAGATCATCGTCGAGGGCGAGGACGGTTATCGCCAGGCGCGCGAGTTCATGCGCCTGCTGATGCCGACGCACGCCCGCCGCATCAAGCATTACGCCGACCCCGTGCCGCTGTTCCAGCGCGCCGGCGTCGAGGATCAGCTGTCGGCGATGTACCATCCCGTCGTCCAGCTGAAGTCGGGCGGCTACCTCGTCATCAACCCGACCGAGGCGCTCGTCTCGATCGACATCAACTCGGGCCGTTCGACCCGCGAGCATTCGATCGAGCAGACCGCGACCGCGACCAACCTCGAGGCCGCACAGGAAATCGGCCGCCAGCTCCGCCTGCGCGACATGGCCGGGCTCGTCGTCATCGACTTCATCGACATGGATAACAATTCCAACGTCCGTAAGGTCGAGAAGGCGATGAAGGAGGCGCTCAAGAACGATCGCGCCCGCATCCAGATCGGCCGCATCTCGTCGTTCGGCCTGATGGAAATGAGCCGCCAGCGCCTGCGTACCGGCGTGCTCGAAGCGTCCACCCGCGCCTGCCCGCATTGCGAGGGCACCGGCCTGGTCCGCACCGCATCGTCGTCCGGCATCTCCGCGCTTCGCCTCATCGAGGACGAGGCCGCCCGCGGTCGCGGTTCGCTGCTGACGCTGCGCGCGAGCCAGGAAGCCGCGGTCTACATCCTCAACCGCAAGCGCGCCGACATCGCCGAGATCGAGGATCGCTACGGCGTGATCGTCGAGATCATCCCCGGCCAGGACGAGGAAGGCGCGCACATGACGGTCGAGGCCAGCGGCCCGCCGCCCGCGCACGCCCCGAAGTTCGTCCAGATCATCGAAGAAGACGATGACGACCTCCCCGAGGAGATCGAGGACGAGATCGAGGAAGAAGAGGTCGAGGAGGCCGAAGCCGAGCAGCCGCGCCGTCGTGAAGGTAGTCGCGAAGGCAATGGCGAGCAGCGCGCACCCCGTGAGGGTCGCGATGCGGACGGCGAGGGTGGCAAGAAGCGCCGTCGTCGTCGCGGTCGTCGCGGTCGCGCGCGTCCGGGTGAAGAGGGCGCCGCAGAGGGCGTCAACGAGGACGGTTCGTTCGAGGACGCCGACACCAACGTCGAGGAAATCGACGAGGTCGAGGGCGACATCGTCGAAGTCGGCGGTGGCGAAGCGGTCGAGGCTGGCGCTCCTGTCGAGCAGAGCGCCGAGCATTCTGGCGGCGCAGAGGGCGAAGGCCGTCGTCGTCGTGGTCGTCGCGGTCGTCGCGGCGGTCGCCGTAACGAGCAAGGTGCGGATAACGGCCAGTCGGTCGCCGTCAGCAGCATCGACGACGCCCAGCTGATCGCCGAGGCCCCCGAGCCGGAAGCGTACGAGCCGGTCGAGTCGACCTATGCCGAGCCGCCTTACGAGCCCCCGTACGAACCGGCGTTCGAGCCGGTCGTCGACGAAGCCCCGGTCGCGGAAGTCGCCGAGGGTCCGAAGATGCGCCGTCGTCCCCGCGCACGTGCGGCAGCCGCGGCGGCGAACATCGCCGAGGCGGTGGCCGATGCAGCCCCCAAGGCTCGCCGCGGTCGCAAGCCACGCGCGGTCGAGGCGGAAGCCGAGACGGTTGCGCCGGAGCCAGTGGTTCCGGAGCCGATCGTTCCGGAGCCCGTCGCGGCCGAACCGGCTGCACCGAAGCCCGGTCGTCGCCGTCGCGAAGCGGTCGCGGAAGCCACGATGGACGAGGTGAGCGCAACGCCCGCCGAGACCATCGAAGCGTCGGCGCCCAAGCCAAAGCGTGCGCGTCGCAAGGCGTCGGACGCTGCGGTGGAAGCCCCAGCGGTTGAAGAGGCGGTCGTCGAGGAAGCCCCCGCCAAGGTCGCCAAGCCCCGCGGTCGTCCGCGGAAGGTGGCCGTGGTCGAAGCCGGCGATGCCGCCCCGACCAGCGAGCCGCTCGCCACGCCGATCGAAACCACGCCGGTAAAGGCCGAAGTCCAACCCCAGGACGTCGCGACCCCCCGTACCGACGACGGCGCCAACGACGACCCCGACGGCTCCCCCCGCCGCGGCTGGTGGCAGCGCACCTTCGGCGCCTAA
- a CDS encoding OPT family oligopeptide transporter translates to MIDATRGVPDTGPETSMRELTFRGIVLGGIITLLFTAANVYLGLKIGLTFATSIPAAVISMAVLRVFKDSTILENNIVQTIASAAGTLAAIIFVLPGLVMIGWWQGFPFFTTAAITMFGGVLGVLFSVPLRRALVVDTVLPYPEGRAAAEVLKVGAGSREGGEESARGLGIIVVNAIVSAGFAILTQTKLVAAEAATWFRVGAGATGISGGLSFALLGAGHLVGISVGMAMFAGVVIGWWILLPILTSGGSVTGTAEVIATTVFRSDVRFFGAGVIGVAAIWTLLKIAGPVVGGVRSALAASAAKRGGVVLALEERDIPIGIVGIASLAMLVPIGILLWTVLQGGPLEASAIGLIAGSLAFILVIGLVIAAVCGYMAGLIGASNSPVSGIGILAILAASILLVSWFGRAVEPGTTQALVAYGLIVTGIVFGIATISNDNLQDLKTGQLVGATPWKQQVALLIGVVFGSIVVPPVLNLLGSTLGFAGAPGAGPNALAAPQAALISALAKGVLGGNLNWGMIGYGALTGVFVILADELLGKAGKLRLPPLGVGLGVYLPMSVTLPVTIGAVVGFAYDRWADRARDPELAKRMGVLTATGMIVGESLWGVGFAGIVYLTNQETPLALVGDGFAGVALVGGTVLFAVLTWVMYRRTVAASR, encoded by the coding sequence ATGATCGACGCGACGCGGGGCGTACCCGACACGGGCCCCGAGACCAGCATGCGCGAGCTGACGTTCCGCGGGATCGTGCTTGGCGGGATCATCACGCTGCTGTTCACCGCGGCCAACGTGTATCTCGGGCTCAAGATCGGGCTGACGTTCGCGACTTCGATCCCGGCGGCGGTGATCTCGATGGCGGTGCTGCGGGTGTTCAAGGATTCGACGATCCTCGAGAACAACATCGTCCAGACGATCGCGTCCGCCGCGGGCACGCTGGCGGCGATCATCTTCGTGCTGCCGGGGCTGGTGATGATCGGCTGGTGGCAGGGCTTTCCGTTCTTCACGACCGCGGCGATCACGATGTTCGGCGGTGTGCTCGGCGTGCTGTTCTCGGTGCCGTTGCGCCGTGCGCTGGTCGTCGATACGGTGCTGCCGTACCCGGAAGGCCGCGCGGCTGCAGAGGTTCTGAAGGTCGGCGCGGGCAGTCGCGAAGGCGGCGAGGAGAGCGCGCGCGGGCTCGGCATCATCGTCGTAAACGCCATCGTCTCGGCCGGGTTCGCGATCCTGACGCAGACCAAGCTGGTCGCCGCCGAGGCCGCGACGTGGTTTCGCGTTGGTGCGGGCGCGACCGGGATCTCGGGAGGGCTGTCGTTCGCGTTGCTGGGCGCGGGGCATCTGGTCGGGATCTCGGTCGGCATGGCGATGTTCGCGGGCGTGGTGATCGGCTGGTGGATATTGCTGCCGATCCTGACTTCGGGCGGGAGCGTGACCGGGACCGCGGAGGTGATCGCGACCACGGTGTTCCGCTCGGACGTGCGGTTCTTCGGCGCGGGCGTGATCGGCGTTGCGGCGATCTGGACGTTGCTCAAGATCGCCGGGCCCGTCGTCGGGGGTGTGCGTTCGGCATTGGCGGCTTCGGCGGCCAAGCGCGGCGGCGTCGTGCTGGCGCTGGAGGAGCGCGACATTCCGATCGGGATCGTCGGGATCGCGTCGCTCGCGATGCTGGTGCCGATCGGCATCCTGCTCTGGACCGTGTTGCAGGGTGGGCCGCTGGAGGCGTCGGCGATCGGGCTTATCGCGGGCAGCCTTGCGTTCATCCTCGTCATCGGCCTCGTGATCGCGGCGGTCTGCGGGTACATGGCCGGGCTGATCGGTGCGTCGAACTCTCCGGTGTCGGGGATCGGCATCCTCGCCATCCTCGCCGCGTCGATCCTGCTCGTGTCGTGGTTCGGGCGTGCGGTCGAGCCGGGGACGACGCAGGCGCTGGTGGCGTACGGATTGATCGTGACGGGCATCGTGTTCGGGATCGCCACGATCTCGAACGACAATCTCCAGGATCTGAAGACCGGCCAGCTGGTCGGCGCGACGCCGTGGAAGCAGCAGGTCGCGTTGCTGATCGGCGTGGTGTTCGGGTCGATCGTGGTGCCGCCGGTGTTGAACCTGCTTGGCAGCACGCTGGGGTTCGCGGGGGCGCCGGGGGCGGGGCCGAATGCGCTGGCGGCGCCTCAGGCGGCGTTGATCTCGGCGCTGGCCAAGGGGGTTCTCGGGGGCAATCTGAATTGGGGAATGATCGGGTATGGGGCGCTGACGGGCGTTTTCGTGATACTGGCCGACGAGTTGCTGGGCAAGGCTGGGAAGCTGCGGTTGCCGCCTCTGGGGGTCGGGCTCGGCGTGTATTTGCCGATGTCGGTGACGTTGCCGGTTACGATCGGGGCTGTCGTCGGGTTTGCGTATGATCGGTGGGCGGACCGGGCTCGGGATCCTGAACTTGCCAAGCGGATGGGGGTGCTGACCGCTACCGGGATGATCGTCGGGGAGTCGTTGTGGGGCGTTGGCTTTGCGGGGATCGTGTACCTGACGAACCAGGAGACGCCGTTGGCACTGGTCGGGGACGGGTTTGCTGGTGTGGCGCTGGTTGGCGGGACGGTGCTGTTCGCGGTGCTGACTTGGGTGATGTACCGGCGGACTGTGGCGGCTTCTCGGTAG